The Psychrobacter sp. LV10R520-6 genome includes a region encoding these proteins:
- a CDS encoding TIGR01777 family oxidoreductase, with product MMNILISGGSGFLGSAFSDELIKRYRAQDKDLHITWLTRDSSQTHPSTVSMMTYDELAQTDKSFDVILNLAGAGIADSRWSDERKEQLLASRVKPTESLLEFIARSSVKPKMLVSGSAIGWYGTQSDKPLTESSQSKTDFSHRLCDEWEQLALKATEYGVPVAIVRTGVVIHPEGGMLGKLLLPFKLGLGGQLGDGKQIMSWVSRDDWVGAAIFIIEQHLAEETNEQKISSSSTNNNTLITENDTPAVVYNLTAPNPVTNRTFTKALGSWLHRPTFFTLPDFLLKLMFGEMSTLLIDGQKVLPQALLDAGYEFKQPTLEQALAEQK from the coding sequence ATGATGAATATTTTAATCAGTGGTGGATCAGGGTTTTTGGGTAGCGCGTTCAGTGATGAGCTTATCAAACGTTATCGTGCGCAGGATAAGGATTTACACATCACCTGGCTAACACGCGATAGCAGTCAGACGCATCCCAGTACAGTTAGTATGATGACTTATGATGAGCTAGCACAGACCGATAAAAGCTTTGATGTTATTTTAAATCTCGCAGGCGCTGGTATTGCTGACTCGCGCTGGAGCGATGAGCGTAAAGAGCAATTGCTTGCCAGTCGGGTCAAGCCTACCGAATCGCTACTAGAATTTATTGCGCGTAGTAGTGTGAAGCCTAAAATGTTGGTTAGCGGTTCAGCGATTGGCTGGTATGGCACGCAAAGTGATAAACCGTTGACTGAGAGTAGTCAATCTAAGACGGATTTTTCGCATCGTCTATGTGATGAGTGGGAGCAGCTCGCGCTAAAAGCGACTGAATATGGGGTACCCGTCGCTATTGTGCGCACAGGCGTGGTTATTCATCCTGAAGGCGGTATGCTCGGTAAGCTACTACTACCCTTTAAACTGGGACTGGGTGGTCAATTGGGTGACGGTAAGCAAATCATGAGCTGGGTCAGCCGTGATGACTGGGTAGGGGCGGCTATCTTTATTATTGAGCAGCATCTTGCTGAAGAAACCAACGAGCAGAAGATCAGCAGCTCAAGTACTAATAACAATACCTTAATAACAGAAAATGATACGCCAGCGGTGGTGTATAACCTGACTGCGCCCAATCCTGTGACTAATCGTACTTTCACCAAAGCGCTTGGGTCATGGCTGCATCGCCCGACGTTTTTTACTTTACCAGATTTCTTACTCAAGCTGATGTTTGGTGAGATGTCGACGCTGTTAATTGATGGCCAGAAGGTACTGCCACAAGCTTTACTTGATGCTGGTTATGAGTTTAAGCAGCCAACGCTTGAGCAAGCGTTAGCGGAGCAGAAATAA
- a CDS encoding Sua5/YciO/YrdC/YwlC family protein — MLPDTPLTTNSVTQAAQYLRAGQLLTYPTESVWGIGCDPFSQLAVQQLLAIKQRPMDKGMIVVTDSAARIAPLLESLSAEQRQTVLDSWHISPNAVAQQAHTWLLPLSQSQSSQSLSVPIPSWITGAHDSVAVRVIAHPLIQQLCAQVVSVSNPYGFIVSTSCNPSGQPPALSLAQAQGYFINSEFAQQVAYLQGDTLGYELPSQIHDALTGQVIR, encoded by the coding sequence ATGCTCCCAGACACGCCTTTAACAACTAATTCTGTCACTCAAGCTGCTCAATACTTAAGGGCAGGGCAGTTACTTACTTATCCAACCGAAAGCGTGTGGGGCATCGGTTGTGATCCGTTTAGTCAGCTAGCAGTACAACAGCTACTTGCTATTAAACAGCGCCCAATGGATAAAGGCATGATTGTGGTGACCGATAGTGCGGCACGTATTGCGCCATTGTTAGAGAGCTTAAGTGCTGAGCAGCGTCAAACCGTCCTCGACAGTTGGCATATCTCGCCTAATGCTGTAGCCCAGCAAGCGCATACCTGGTTATTACCTTTATCTCAATCCCAATCATCTCAGTCGCTTAGCGTGCCGATTCCGTCTTGGATTACCGGTGCTCATGATAGCGTAGCGGTACGTGTTATCGCCCATCCGTTGATTCAACAGCTGTGTGCGCAAGTGGTTTCAGTAAGTAACCCTTATGGTTTTATTGTTTCGACCAGTTGTAACCCTTCGGGACAACCGCCAGCATTATCGTTAGCACAGGCGCAAGGGTACTTTATAAATAGTGAGTTTGCTCAGCAAGTTGCTTACTTGCAAGGCGATACGTTAGGTTACGAGTTACCTAGCCAAATACATGATGCGCTTACGGGACAAGTTATTAGATAG
- the dprA gene encoding DNA-processing protein DprA yields the protein MIAISTLISDDQRAVLALWHEVNASLSAYHKLVTTFGSAQQAWTAKVEAWRQLGIHPSHIKRHEQQEQTLTSIDTIEQALRADKYQLLFADQPDYPAQLLQIYDPPPLLFYRGNSALLHQAQIAIVGSRKPSTHAQKITFDIAQYLAQAGYIITSGLAMGVDKRAHFGALAQADPDYQGRTIGVMGTGINVCYPNHHDHLFTQIIEQGGCLVSELLPHTQPHKHTFPRRNRLVAGLSLATIVTEATIKSGSLITARLTSDQGKQVFAIPSHIDNSNAEGCHHLIREGATLIYHPQQVLDDVNVQLNIYPSDLKSIELNQSADTSSKSNTEQLTNKQKASVASKVAIPEHLEVVYKQLDWHGQDLDALLVSTELTAPQLIGQLMELELLGTISEQGGRYLRV from the coding sequence ATGATAGCAATCTCAACTCTTATATCCGATGACCAGCGCGCCGTATTGGCGCTGTGGCATGAGGTGAATGCGTCATTATCCGCTTACCATAAGCTGGTTACTACCTTTGGTAGCGCGCAGCAAGCATGGACGGCCAAGGTTGAAGCGTGGCGACAACTGGGTATTCATCCTAGTCATATTAAGCGTCACGAGCAGCAAGAGCAGACCCTAACCAGCATCGATACTATCGAGCAGGCATTAAGAGCTGATAAATACCAGCTGCTTTTTGCTGATCAGCCTGACTATCCTGCGCAGTTGCTACAAATCTACGATCCACCGCCGTTACTATTTTATCGTGGTAATAGTGCGTTGCTACATCAAGCGCAAATCGCTATCGTTGGCAGCCGAAAACCAAGCACGCATGCGCAAAAAATTACCTTTGATATAGCGCAATATTTGGCGCAAGCTGGCTACATTATCACTAGCGGCTTGGCTATGGGCGTGGATAAACGCGCACATTTCGGCGCTTTAGCTCAAGCCGATCCTGACTACCAAGGTCGCACGATTGGGGTGATGGGTACCGGTATTAATGTTTGCTACCCCAACCATCACGATCATTTATTTACTCAAATTATCGAGCAAGGTGGCTGTCTAGTCAGTGAGCTATTGCCACACACTCAGCCACATAAGCATACTTTTCCGCGGCGTAACCGCTTGGTTGCCGGTCTCAGTTTGGCAACGATTGTCACTGAAGCGACTATCAAAAGCGGCTCGTTAATTACTGCTCGGCTCACCTCTGACCAAGGCAAACAAGTCTTTGCTATCCCAAGCCATATCGATAATAGTAATGCTGAAGGCTGTCATCATCTGATACGTGAAGGCGCAACCTTGATATATCATCCGCAGCAGGTGCTGGATGATGTCAACGTACAACTTAATATTTATCCTAGTGATCTTAAAAGCATCGAACTCAACCAATCAGCAGATACCTCATCCAAATCTAATACTGAGCAGCTTACTAATAAGCAAAAAGCCAGTGTCGCCTCTAAGGTTGCTATCCCTGAACATTTAGAAGTCGTTTATAAACAACTTGATTGGCACGGACAAGATTTAGATGCCTTACTGGTATCTACAGAATTAACGGCACCGCAATTAATCGGCCAGCTGATGGAGCTTGAACTATTAGGTACTATCAGCGAACAAGGGGGACGCTATTTACGCGTTTAG
- a CDS encoding LysM peptidoglycan-binding domain-containing protein codes for MKISLNAMAKALLMTAFSSALLLTTAHANNPSPTIKADAPNRYIVKKGDTLWDISGRYLDSAWRWKEIWATNKQIKNPNLIYPNDILILCVIQGKTLIGVDTGEGCAGVEKQLIGNVVASTVTVTSTANSIPAIPMSAIRHWLDKTIIVNPKDFNTTPYILASKNRNLITASGDKVYAKGVPLIIGQRYGVYHEGEMYVEPKTQEVIGLEVTQVATGLVTATESNGVTSIQLIESYGKEVREGDRVFVELGNSIPPVFYPTPATVNRGGMIVRVMDSISSAARGGVVAINLGSSHGAKPGDVLTVYQKGPLVRDILDNDTPVRLPSEPSGMVMVFNTFDNISYAYVLNSELPLNVGDQLLPPPYL; via the coding sequence ATGAAAATAAGTCTAAACGCCATGGCAAAAGCGCTGCTGATGACTGCCTTTAGTAGTGCGCTGCTGTTGACCACTGCCCACGCTAATAATCCGTCACCAACTATCAAAGCGGATGCTCCCAATCGCTATATTGTCAAAAAAGGCGATACCTTATGGGATATATCAGGGCGCTATTTAGACAGTGCATGGCGTTGGAAAGAGATTTGGGCGACCAATAAACAAATCAAAAATCCCAACCTCATTTATCCTAATGACATTCTTATCTTATGCGTGATCCAAGGTAAGACTTTGATCGGTGTCGATACGGGCGAAGGCTGCGCAGGGGTAGAAAAACAACTGATTGGTAATGTGGTCGCTAGCACCGTAACGGTCACATCCACTGCCAATAGTATTCCTGCCATTCCGATGTCAGCCATTCGGCATTGGTTAGACAAAACAATCATTGTTAATCCAAAAGACTTTAATACCACGCCTTATATCTTAGCCTCCAAAAATCGTAATCTGATTACGGCGAGCGGTGACAAAGTCTATGCTAAGGGCGTACCGCTGATCATTGGTCAGCGTTATGGCGTCTACCATGAAGGCGAGATGTACGTTGAGCCTAAGACCCAAGAAGTCATCGGTTTAGAAGTGACGCAAGTGGCGACTGGCTTGGTCACTGCTACGGAAAGTAACGGCGTGACCAGCATACAGCTCATCGAATCTTATGGCAAAGAAGTCCGTGAAGGTGATCGGGTGTTTGTTGAGCTGGGCAACTCTATCCCACCAGTATTTTATCCTACGCCTGCGACTGTCAATCGTGGCGGCATGATTGTGCGGGTAATGGATTCAATCAGCTCAGCGGCGCGTGGTGGTGTGGTCGCTATTAACTTAGGTAGCAGTCATGGTGCCAAACCAGGGGATGTGTTGACGGTATATCAAAAAGGGCCGTTAGTACGCGATATCTTGGATAATGACACGCCAGTACGCTTACCAAGTGAGCCTAGCGGCATGGTGATGGTATTTAATACTTTTGATAATATCAGCTATGCTTATGTACTCAACTCTGAGCTGCCACTTAATGTCGGTGACCAACTGCTACCGCCCCCTTATTTGTAA
- a CDS encoding IS5 family transposase (programmed frameshift), translating into MPRTMLKDEHWTRLRPILLELNIYDKGNLRNTVEGVLYRMRVGCPWRDLPAYFGKPNTVYKAYQRWFRSDKLIALFALLIKESDLEWVFIDGTHIKAHQHSSGGNEVAQAISKSVAGRATKIHLAVDAHGNPITFILSDGTTHDVKVAPDLIDKIDLSDTDILCADKGYDSETLREYIKQAGSWDNIPRKRNTKSSNDHMDWDLYKARHLVENAFAKLKQYRAVATRFDKLKQSYENTVALACAYIWLKL; encoded by the exons ATGCCTCGTACTATGCTCAAAGATGAACACTGGACAAGACTAAGACCTATCTTACTAGAACTTAATATCTATGACAAAGGAAATCTTAGAAATACGGTTGAAGGCGTGTTGTATCGTATGCGTGTTGGCTGTCCTTGGCGCGACTTACCCGCTTACTTTGGCAAGCCCAATACTGTCTACAAGGCTTACCAGCGTTGGTTTCGAAGTGATAAGCTGATTGCGTTGTTTGCTTTATTAATCAAAGAGTCTGACCTTGAATGGGTGTTTATAGATGGCACTCATATTAAAGCGCATCAGCACAGTAGTGGTGGCAATGAAGTCGCCCAAGCCATTAGTAAAAGTGTCGCAGGTCGCGCC ACCAAGATTCACTTAGCAGTCGATGCTCATGGTAACCCTATCACCTTTATTCTATCAGATGGCACGACTCATGACGTTAAGGTAGCACCAGACTTAATTGATAAGATAGATTTAAGCGATACAGACATTCTATGCGCCGATAAAGGCTATGACTCTGAGACGCTACGAGAATACATCAAGCAAGCAGGGAGCTGGGATAATATCCCTCGAAAACGAAACACTAAGTCCTCTAACGACCATATGGACTGGGATTTGTATAAAGCACGGCATCTAGTAGAAAACGCCTTTGCTAAGCTAAAACAGTATAGGGCGGTTGCCACCAGATTTGATAAGCTCAAGCAGAGTTATGAGAATACAGTAGCTCTCGCTTGCGCTTATATCTGGCTGAAATTATGA
- a CDS encoding amidase family protein, which produces MITRTVSNLTKDSVSAIDIAARLKEGSLCPVALVEETFANIRASDPAIFTELLEERALKEAYASRKRRREGNLLSLWDGIPIAWKDLFDIEGRVTTAGSTVFRSNTPATHDADMVANATRAGLISIGCLNMTEFAYSGLGLNPHFGTPQNPHGTGPARIPGGSSSGCGVAIARGLVPLSVGSDTGGSIRIPAGLNGIVGYKGSSRAFPKGGTFPLSPTLDTFGPLAADLKSCIGAAEILNGRAVAMPKPTPISQLKFFIPINVVFEDAQDAVIENFEASVRALESEGVMVTRGVSSEFEEIDTLAANHGYLVGPEALELHWDLVHSEHVTQMDR; this is translated from the coding sequence GTGATCACACGGACTGTGAGCAATCTTACCAAAGATTCTGTTTCGGCTATAGACATAGCAGCCCGCCTAAAAGAAGGTAGTCTTTGTCCGGTAGCGCTTGTTGAAGAGACATTTGCAAACATAAGAGCTTCTGATCCCGCTATTTTTACAGAGTTGCTCGAAGAACGGGCGTTGAAAGAAGCCTATGCTTCTAGAAAACGCCGCCGTGAAGGTAATCTACTTAGTCTATGGGATGGTATCCCTATCGCATGGAAAGACCTTTTTGATATAGAAGGTCGAGTCACCACCGCAGGATCTACTGTATTCAGATCTAACACGCCTGCTACTCATGATGCCGATATGGTTGCAAATGCCACTCGAGCTGGCCTTATATCGATAGGCTGTCTTAATATGACTGAATTTGCCTATTCTGGTCTAGGTCTTAATCCGCATTTTGGTACTCCTCAAAACCCACATGGCACAGGCCCTGCTCGTATTCCTGGTGGCTCGTCATCAGGTTGCGGTGTCGCTATCGCCCGCGGACTAGTACCACTTTCTGTCGGCAGTGATACTGGGGGCTCGATACGTATTCCTGCTGGATTAAATGGCATAGTCGGCTATAAAGGTTCTAGTAGAGCGTTTCCAAAAGGTGGTACGTTTCCACTCTCACCGACATTGGATACCTTTGGTCCACTTGCTGCTGACTTAAAAAGCTGCATCGGTGCGGCAGAAATTCTCAACGGGCGAGCCGTCGCAATGCCCAAACCAACACCTATCAGTCAACTCAAATTCTTTATTCCTATTAATGTTGTCTTTGAAGACGCACAAGATGCTGTGATAGAGAATTTTGAAGCCAGTGTTCGCGCTTTAGAGAGCGAAGGGGTAATGGTCACTCGGGGAGTGAGCAGCGAATTTGAAGAAATAGATACCCTTGCTGCTAACCACGGTTACTTGGTTGGCCCAGAAGCGTTGGAATTGCACTGGGATCTTGTTCATTCTGAGCACGTGACCCAGATGGATCGGTAA
- a CDS encoding IS3 family transposase (programmed frameshift), with protein MKKSRFTDNQIVNILKQAEQGVPITELCREHNVGQSTFYNWRSKYGGMDAALITRLKELEVENARLKKMYADECLKSDILQDAMFKKVVAPVRRKALACYYIEDRGISIRRACSIFNISVTVYYPKSVASDENRQIANLLIDLTNQNKNWGFGLCFLSLRNVLGLPYNHKRVYRIYCELELNLRIKPKRRIKRAKPIPLAVPVEPNQSWSMDFMHDALTDGRAFRLFNVIDDYNREALTVEIDFSLPAQRVIRSLNQLIECRGKPAQVRCDNGPEYISNALKEWAIEQGITISYIEPGNPQQNAYVERYNRTMRYDWLNQALFTDLDQVRQQAEAWLYHYNHERPNMGNGGFTPIQKLNHAA; from the exons ATGAAAAAGTCACGCTTTACCGACAACCAAATCGTCAACATCCTCAAACAAGCAGAACAGGGTGTGCCCATTACTGAGCTCTGCCGTGAGCACAATGTAGGCCAAAGCACGTTCTATAACTGGCGATCTAAGTATGGTGGCATGGATGCCGCGCTTATCACCCGTCTCAAAGAGCTTGAAGTTGAGAATGCCCGATTAAAGAAGATGTATGCCGATGAATGTCTTAAATCAGACATATTACAGGATGCCATGT TCAAAAAAGTGGTAGCGCCAGTAAGGCGCAAAGCGTTGGCTTGTTACTACATTGAAGATCGTGGCATAAGCATCCGCAGGGCGTGCTCAATCTTTAATATCAGCGTGACGGTCTACTACCCTAAGTCAGTTGCCTCTGATGAGAACCGCCAAATAGCCAATTTGTTGATAGATTTGACCAACCAGAATAAGAACTGGGGCTTTGGTTTATGCTTTTTAAGCTTACGAAACGTGCTAGGACTGCCATACAACCATAAGCGGGTGTATCGTATCTACTGTGAGCTTGAATTGAACCTTAGAATCAAACCTAAGCGCCGCATTAAGCGTGCCAAACCAATACCACTTGCTGTACCTGTAGAGCCGAATCAAAGCTGGAGTATGGATTTCATGCATGACGCCCTAACTGATGGCAGAGCCTTTAGACTGTTTAATGTGATTGATGATTACAACCGAGAAGCCTTGACGGTCGAGATTGACTTCTCGCTACCCGCTCAAAGAGTCATACGCAGTCTGAATCAGCTGATTGAATGTCGAGGTAAACCTGCTCAAGTAAGATGTGATAACGGTCCTGAGTACATTAGTAATGCACTCAAAGAATGGGCGATAGAACAAGGTATCACGATCAGTTATATTGAGCCTGGCAATCCACAGCAAAATGCCTATGTTGAACGTTACAACAGAACCATGCGCTATGACTGGTTAAACCAAGCGTTGTTTACTGATTTAGATCAAGTACGTCAGCAAGCTGAAGCTTGGTTATATCACTACAATCACGAGCGCCCTAATATGGGCAATGGCGGCTTTACGCCGATACAGAAACTAAACCACGCCGCTTAA
- a CDS encoding glutathione S-transferase family protein translates to MGLLVDGQWQDNWYDTESSGGRFEREDAGFRNWVTVDGSAGSSGRGGFQAEANRYHLYVSLACPWANRTTIFRQLKGLEDIISMSVVHPFMGNKGWTFAEGTGVIVDPIIHASYLYEVYIAAKPNYTGRVTIPILWDKKTNTIVSNESAEIIRMFNSAFNGVGAVAGDFLPADAIVEIDEINAFIYDAINNGVYKAGFASTQAAYTEAVVALFDALDTLEARLADQRYLIGSTITEADWRLFTTLVRFDAVYVGHFKCNIRRIIDYPNLWGYLRDLYQVPGIKDTVDMDHIKAHYYTSHATINPTAIVPVGPLIDFDEPHERAHL, encoded by the coding sequence ATGGGCTTATTGGTTGATGGGCAGTGGCAGGATAATTGGTACGACACAGAATCTAGCGGTGGACGCTTTGAGCGTGAAGATGCAGGCTTCAGAAATTGGGTAACCGTAGATGGTAGTGCTGGTTCGTCGGGTCGGGGTGGCTTTCAAGCCGAAGCCAATCGTTATCATTTATATGTCTCTTTGGCGTGTCCATGGGCAAACCGCACGACCATTTTTCGTCAGCTAAAAGGCTTAGAAGATATTATTTCGATGTCTGTGGTTCATCCTTTTATGGGTAATAAAGGTTGGACGTTTGCAGAGGGCACAGGTGTTATCGTTGACCCTATTATCCATGCAAGTTATCTGTATGAGGTTTATATCGCGGCAAAACCAAATTATACGGGGCGGGTGACAATACCGATATTATGGGATAAAAAGACCAATACCATCGTCAGCAATGAATCCGCTGAGATTATTCGTATGTTTAACTCAGCTTTTAATGGCGTTGGGGCAGTAGCTGGTGATTTTCTACCTGCCGATGCGATAGTAGAAATTGATGAGATAAATGCGTTTATTTATGATGCTATCAATAATGGCGTCTATAAAGCTGGTTTTGCGAGCACGCAAGCCGCTTATACAGAAGCAGTAGTGGCGCTATTTGATGCCTTAGATACTTTAGAGGCACGTTTGGCAGACCAACGTTACTTAATAGGTAGCACGATAACTGAGGCGGATTGGCGTTTATTTACGACATTAGTACGTTTTGATGCGGTTTATGTCGGACACTTTAAATGTAATATTCGCCGCATCATTGACTATCCCAATCTTTGGGGTTATCTGCGTGATTTGTATCAAGTACCGGGTATTAAAGATACCGTAGATATGGATCATATTAAAGCGCATTATTACACTAGCCATGCCACTATCAACCCTACAGCTATCGTACCCGTTGGTCCTTTGATTGACTTTGATGAGCCGCATGAGCGGGCGCATTTATAG
- the hemB gene encoding porphobilinogen synthase, translating to MTYTFNRQFPETRLRRLRYNDNIRAMIREVELHPKHFIAPVFVLEGTNERQQIASMPGVERLSIDLLIKHAKDLLSEGVTTIDIFPVIDNSLKTPDGRSAYDENALTARAVKAVKDAVPEMVVMTDVALDPYTSHGQDGLLDDTGYVINDETVEVLVKQALVHARAGADIISPSDMMDGRIKAMRDALEAEGFFNTAIMAYSAKYASAYYGPFRDAVGSAGNLKGGHKKQYQMDFGNRAEALHEVAMDINEGADMVMIKPGQPYLDLIREVKNTFGVPTFAYQVSGEYAMHMAAIQNGWLTDAVILESLIGFRRAGADGILTYFALEAARQLNNA from the coding sequence ATGACTTATACCTTTAACCGCCAATTTCCCGAAACTCGTCTACGTCGCCTGCGTTATAACGACAATATACGCGCGATGATTCGTGAAGTTGAGCTACATCCTAAGCATTTTATTGCGCCGGTTTTTGTATTAGAAGGCACTAACGAGCGCCAACAAATCGCTAGCATGCCGGGCGTTGAGCGCTTGTCGATAGACCTGCTCATTAAGCACGCCAAAGACTTGTTGAGCGAAGGCGTCACGACCATCGATATTTTTCCAGTGATTGATAATTCACTCAAAACCCCTGACGGTAGGTCTGCTTATGATGAAAACGCTCTCACTGCACGTGCAGTAAAAGCGGTCAAAGACGCCGTACCAGAGATGGTCGTCATGACCGATGTGGCGTTGGACCCTTATACCTCACACGGTCAAGATGGCTTGCTGGATGACACAGGCTATGTTATTAATGATGAAACGGTTGAAGTATTAGTTAAGCAAGCGCTCGTCCATGCGCGTGCTGGCGCTGATATCATCTCCCCTAGTGATATGATGGATGGTCGTATCAAAGCCATGCGTGATGCTTTGGAAGCAGAAGGTTTTTTCAATACGGCTATTATGGCTTATTCAGCAAAATATGCCTCCGCTTACTATGGTCCATTCCGTGATGCCGTCGGTAGTGCGGGCAACTTAAAAGGTGGTCATAAAAAGCAATATCAGATGGACTTTGGTAATCGCGCTGAAGCGCTACATGAAGTCGCTATGGACATTAATGAAGGTGCTGACATGGTCATGATTAAACCAGGTCAGCCGTATTTGGACTTAATCCGTGAAGTCAAAAACACCTTTGGCGTACCCACATTTGCATACCAAGTCTCTGGCGAGTATGCCATGCATATGGCGGCGATTCAAAACGGCTGGCTGACTGATGCCGTTATTTTAGAATCACTCATTGGCTTCCGCCGTGCTGGCGCTGATGGTATTTTGACCTATTTTGCATTAGAAGCAGCAAGACAGCTAAATAACGCTTAA
- a CDS encoding efflux transporter outer membrane subunit → MSTQKMFTNNPAAVAVSATFAQPALSRLRKGSSRLLGLTALAMSMAACNTIPKADMRPVLAVPNIPIEQTYGAFDKETVSNAQQASLASQRWQNFYSDERLKGLIALGLENNKDFESASLAIEKARAQYRITDIRDLPTIDGSAGYSRRRQSSPIGGSQTGDSYNVQLGLANYELDFWGKIASLKEQALQNFLATTAAKDATQISLISNIAQSYANLSYSLAQLKLAEATVESRERSLFIASKRFEAGIDPKLPSLQSSASLENAKLAVLRAQSSILTSRNALQFLVGAPIPGGLIPTPAVSNVTTQEIFSAGLPSELLRYRPDVLQAEYNLKAAGANIEVARASYYPSISLASSVGVSSDSLNDLFSSGAVGWSFGPSISVPLFDAGLLDANYDVAKIEREQTLASYERSIQTAFREVSDVLATRATLGEQLESQYRLQDNFEQTYQIADARFKAGISNYLDVLDAQRSLFSTQQGILDLELQKIISQVELYQALGGGANFGVPTIIPVPQYTNVAQLGRAPGNSAEAKAAYAIDAASSARVISVQEAIAIKQSNSPTTAVFEPTAIVDIDNDNDADAAVGVLIEETPVEQVPVTQIIEP, encoded by the coding sequence ATGAGTACTCAAAAAATGTTTACCAATAACCCAGCAGCGGTGGCGGTCTCTGCTACCTTTGCGCAACCGGCTCTATCACGCTTGCGCAAAGGTAGCAGTCGCCTACTAGGTCTAACGGCCTTAGCGATGAGCATGGCAGCTTGTAATACTATCCCAAAAGCTGATATGCGTCCTGTGCTGGCGGTACCTAACATTCCAATCGAACAAACCTATGGTGCGTTTGATAAGGAAACGGTCAGTAATGCTCAGCAAGCCAGTCTCGCCAGTCAACGCTGGCAGAACTTTTATAGTGATGAGCGTCTGAAGGGTCTTATTGCATTGGGTCTTGAGAATAATAAAGACTTTGAAAGTGCCAGCTTGGCTATTGAAAAAGCACGCGCTCAATATCGAATTACTGATATTCGTGATCTGCCCACCATTGATGGTAGCGCCGGCTACTCTCGCCGGCGTCAAAGCAGTCCAATAGGCGGCAGTCAAACTGGCGATAGTTACAATGTGCAATTGGGCTTAGCCAACTACGAGCTCGACTTTTGGGGCAAAATTGCCAGTCTAAAAGAGCAGGCATTGCAAAATTTCTTAGCAACGACTGCGGCAAAAGATGCCACCCAAATTAGCTTAATTAGTAATATTGCCCAAAGCTATGCTAATTTAAGCTATAGCTTAGCGCAGCTAAAACTGGCAGAAGCGACGGTTGAGAGCCGTGAAAGATCGCTATTCATTGCCAGTAAGCGCTTTGAAGCCGGTATCGATCCTAAACTGCCCTCGTTACAGTCAAGTGCATCGCTTGAGAATGCTAAACTTGCGGTACTACGGGCGCAAAGCAGCATCTTAACCTCACGTAATGCGCTACAGTTTTTAGTAGGTGCTCCCATTCCAGGCGGTCTTATTCCAACGCCTGCTGTTAGTAATGTGACCACACAAGAAATCTTTAGTGCCGGTCTACCAAGCGAGCTACTACGCTATCGCCCTGATGTATTACAAGCGGAATATAATCTTAAAGCCGCTGGTGCTAATATTGAAGTGGCACGCGCGTCTTATTACCCTTCAATTAGCCTTGCCAGTAGTGTGGGCGTGAGTAGTGATAGTTTAAATGATTTATTTAGCAGTGGCGCAGTAGGTTGGTCATTTGGCCCAAGTATCAGCGTGCCCCTCTTTGATGCCGGACTCTTGGATGCCAACTATGATGTGGCTAAAATCGAACGTGAACAAACGCTTGCCAGTTACGAGAGATCTATTCAAACGGCGTTTCGTGAAGTATCAGATGTTCTTGCAACGCGGGCAACATTAGGTGAGCAGCTTGAGTCACAGTACCGTCTACAAGATAACTTCGAGCAAACCTATCAAATTGCGGACGCTCGTTTTAAAGCCGGTATATCCAACTACCTAGACGTACTCGATGCTCAACGCTCATTGTTCTCAACTCAGCAAGGGATTTTAGATTTAGAGCTACAAAAAATTATTAGCCAAGTTGAATTGTACCAGGCCCTTGGTGGCGGTGCTAATTTTGGTGTGCCAACCATTATTCCAGTACCACAATATACCAACGTGGCACAATTAGGTAGAGCGCCTGGCAATAGTGCTGAAGCAAAAGCCGCTTACGCTATCGATGCCGCCAGTTCAGCGCGGGTAATTTCTGTGCAAGAAGCCATTGCCATTAAGCAGTCAAATTCGCCAACGACAGCTGTCTTTGAACCAACTGCGATTGTCGATATCGATAATGATAACGATGCTGATGCAGCAGTCGGTGTTTTGATTGAAGAAACTCCTGTTGAACAAGTACCAGTCACGCAGATTATTGAACCTTAA